In Phragmites australis chromosome 24, lpPhrAust1.1, whole genome shotgun sequence, the following are encoded in one genomic region:
- the LOC133907485 gene encoding chaperonin CPN60-1, mitochondrial isoform X2: protein MLRGVEELADAVKVTMGPKGRNVVIEQSFGAPKVTKDGVTVAKSIEFKDRVKNVGASLVKQVANATNDTAGDGTTCATVLTKAIFTEGCKSVAAGMNAMDLRRGISMAVDAVVTNLKGMARMISTSEEIAQVGTISANGEREIGELIAKAMEKVGKDGVITIADGNTLYNELEVVEGMKLDRGYISPYFVTNPKTQKCELEDPLILIHDKKVSNMHAVVKVLEMALKKQKPLLIVAEDVESEALGTLIINKLRAGIKVCAVKAPGFGENRKANLQDLAVLTGGEVITEELGMNLENVEPHMLGTCKKVTVSKDDTVILDGAGDKKSIDERAEQIRSAIENSTSDYDKEKLQERLAKLSGGVAVLKIGGASEAEVGEKKDRVTDALNATKAAVEEGIVPGGGVALLYASKELDKLPTANFDQKIGVQIIQNALKTPVHTIASNAGVEGAVVVGKLLEQDNADLGYDAAKGEYVDMVKAGIIDPLKVIRTALLDAASVSSLMTTTESIIVEIPKEEKEVPAMGGMDY, encoded by the exons ATGCTGAGGGGCGTTGAGGAGCTGGCTGATGCAGTAAAAGTGACTATGGGTCCTAAG GGGCGCAATGTGGTTATTGAGCAAAGCTTTGGTGCACCGAAAGTCACAAAGGATGGTGTGACTGTTGCCAAGAGCATTGAATTTAAGGATAGGGTAAAGAATGTTGGTGCAAGCCTTGTGAAGCAGGTCGCTAATGCAACTAATGATACTGCTGGAGATG GTACCACGTGTGCTACTGTTTTGACAAAAGCAATATTTACTGAGGGGTGCAAATCTGTAGCAGCTGGAATGAATGCAATGGATTTAAGGCGTGGAATCTCAATGGCTGTTGATGCTGTTGTAACCAATCTGAAGGGCATGGCCAGAATGATCAGCACGTCAGAAGAAATTGCACAG GTGGGTACAATATCAGCAAATGGGGAAAGGGAAATTGGTGAACTTATTGCTAAGGCTATGGAGAAGGTTGGCAAAGATGGTGTGATCACTATTGCG GATGGCAACACCCTTTATAATGAGCTTGAAGTTGTGGAAGGCATGAAACTTGACAGAGGTTACATCTCTCCTTACTTCGTTACCAACCCAAAAACGCAGAAATGT GAATTGGAAGACCCATTGATCTTGATTCATGACAAGAAGGTTTCGAACATGCATGCAGTGGTTAAAGTTTTAGAAATGGCTCTAAAG AAGCAAAAACCTCTACTGATTGTTGCGGAAGATGTAGAAAGTGAAGCATTGGGTACTCTGATTATTAACAAGCTTCGTGCAGGCATCAAG GTCTGTGCTGTTAAAGCTCCTGGTTTTGGAGAAAACAGGAAAGCAAACCTACAGGACCTTGCTGTCCTTACTGGGGGAGAA GTCATAACTGAAGAGCTTGGAATGAACCTTGAGAATGTTGAACCTCACATGTTGGGTACATGCAAAAAG GTGACTGTATCCAAGGATGACACTGTTATTCTTGATGGAGCTGGAGACAAGAAGTCCATTGATGAGAGAGCAGAGCAG ATTAGATCTGCAATTGAGAACAGCACTTCCGATTATGATAAGGAAAAGCTACAGGAGCGGTTGGCAAAGCTCTCTGGAGGTGTTGCTGTTCTAAAG ATTGGAGGAGCCAGTGAAGCAGAAGTTGGTGAGAAGAAAGATAGAGTAACAGATGCACTGAACGCTACTAAAGCTGCTGTGGAAGAGGGTATCGTTCCAG GTGGTGGCGTTGCCCTTCTCTATGCATCAAAGGAGCTTGATAAATTGCCGACTGCGAACTTTGATCAGAAGATTGGTGTACAAATCATTCAGAATGCTTTGAAG ACCCCTGTGCACACAATTGCTTCCAATGCTGGTGTAGAAGGAGCAGTGGTCGTGGGCAAGCTTTTGGAGCAAGATAACGCTGACCTTGGTTATGATGCAGCTAAAG GTGAATATGTGGACATGGTGAAAGCTGGTATCATTGACCCACTAAAAGTAATCAGAACTGCCTTGTTGGATGCTGCAAG TGTTTCCTCCCTGATGACCACCACAGAATCCATCATTGTAGAGATCcccaaagaagagaaagaggtgCCTGCGATGGGCGGCATGGACTACTAA
- the LOC133907483 gene encoding uncharacterized protein LOC133907483, translating to MATTSTSAPAPTSSAFPLAAAAARFPRTSASSYRTRASALAERRRTRRRRLPEGGGAGGVRSAAAGAVEKGLRLAFLEQLAERARAADAAGVADTIYDMVAAGLSPGPRSFHGLVAAHVLAGDAEGAMQSLRRELSSGVRPLHETFVALVRVFAKKGLSTRGMEILAAMERYKYDIRKAWLILVEELVKNNYLEDANTVFLKGAKGGLQGTDEIYDLLIEEDCKAGDHSNALTVAYQMEAYGRMATTFHFNCLLSVQATCGIPEIAFATFENMEYGGEDYMKPDTESYNWVIQAFTRATSYDRAGDVAELLGMMVEDHKRIQPNARTYALLVECFTKYCMVNESIRHFRALRRIPGGTKVLYNEGNCGDPLSLYLRSLCLDGRPVELLEALEAMSNDNQTIAPRAMILNRKYRTLVSSWIEPLQEEADVGFEIDYVARYIEEGGLTGERKRWVPRRGKTPLDPDEFGFAYSNPIETSFKLRCFEELKLYHRKLLITLRNEGPGILGDVSEDDVRRVVERLKKLVVGPKKNVVKPKAASKMVVSELKTELEAQGLPTDGTRQVLYQRVQKARRINRSRGIPLWVPPVEDEEVIDEGLDELISRIKLEDGNTEFWKRRFLGETRNFLCEEDSKEEDQDLADELDDDDDEDDDDDESTKEAEDEIDDEEAVEQTGNQTGDETKDKPAKGPNQHLQMIGVQLLKDLEKTPVSSKKLKRMPEIDDDEEWFPEDPVEAFKVMREERMFDVSDMYTTADAWGWTWERHIKNKMPRKWSQEWEVELAMKIMHKVIELGGTPTIGDCAIILRAAMRAPIPSAFIPILQTTHSLGYKFGSPLYDEVILLCLDLDEIDAAIAVVAEMETNGIKVPDETLDKVLASKQSGNSSLPPPGEE from the exons AtggccaccacctccacctccgcccCCGCACCCACATCCTCCGCCTTcccccttgccgccgccgccgcgcgcttcccccgcacctccgcctcctcgtACCGCACGCGCGCCTCCGCGCTCGCCGAGCGGCGGCGcacgcggcggcgacggctgcCCGAGGGCGGGGGCGCTGGCGGGGTCCGCTCGGCTGCCGCGGGGGCGGTGGAGAAGGGCCTGCGGTTGGCCTTCCTGGAGCAGCTCGCGGAGCGCGCGCgggccgccgacgccgcgggCGTCGCGGACACCATCTACGACATGGTTGCCGCGGGCCTCTCGCCCGGCCCACGCTCCTTCCACGGCCTCGTCGCCGCACACGTCCTCGCCGGAGACGCCGAAGGCGCC ATGCAATCTCTTAGAAGGGAACTAAGTTCTGGTGTGCGCCCTTTACATGAAACTTTTGTGGCTTTGGTCCGTGTTTTTGCCAAGAAGGGTCTTTCCACCAGGGGCATGGAGATTCTTGCTGCTATGGAGAGATATAAGTATGATATTCGCAAGGCTTGGCTAATTCTTGTAG AGGAACTGGTCAAGAACAATTATCTGGAGGACGCCAATACAGTATTTCTGAAAGGGGCAAAAGGTGGCTTACAAGGAACTGATGAAATTTATGATCTTCTGATCGAAGAAGATTGCAAAGCCGGAGATCACTCCAATGCTCTCACAGTTGCGTACCAAATGGAGGCTTATGGAAGAATGGCTACCACATTCCATTTTAATTGCCTTCTCAGTGTGCAG GCTACTTGTGGAATTCCTGAAATTGCTTTCGCAACATTCGAAAACATGGAATATGGAGGTGAAG ATTATATGAAACCTGATACCGAGTCTTACAATTGGGTTATACAGGCATTTACTAGAGCGACGTCCTATGACAG GGCAGGGGATGTGGCAGAATTACTAGGGATGATGGTGGAAGATCACAAACGTATTCAGCCTAATGCAAGAACTTACGC CTTGTTAGTGGAATGCTTTACAAAATACTGTATGGTTAATGAATCAATAAGGCACTTTCGTGCCTTACGGAGAATCCCTGGAGGAACAAAAGTTCTTTACAATGAAGGAAATTGTGGTGATCCACTTTCTCTCTATCTTCGATCTTTGTGCCTCGACG GAAGACCTGTTGAGTTGCTTGAGGCATTAGAAGCAATGTCTAACGATAACCAAACTATTGCACCCAGAGCAATGATCTTAAACAGAAAATACCGCACATTGGTGAGCTCCTGGATAGAACCACTACAAGAGGAAGCTGATGTTGGTTTCGAAATTGATTATGTGGCCAG ATATATTGAAGAAGGAGGTCTTACAGGAGAGCGCAAACGTTGGGTGCCTCGCAGAGGAAAAACTCCATTGGATCCAGATGAATTTGGATTTGCCTATTCAAATccaatagaaacatcctttaAACTACGATGCTTTGAGGAATTGAAGTTATATCATCGTAAACTCCTAATTACATTGAGGAATGAAGGCCCTGGTATTTTGGGTGATGTATCTGAAGACGATGTACGCAGAGTTGTTGAAaggctaaaaaaattagttgtaGGGCCAAAGAAGAATGTTGTTAAGCCAAAGGCAGCAAGTAAGATGGTAGTATCTGAGTTGAAAACTGAGCTTGAAGCTCAAGGATTACCTACTGATGGAACTAGACAAGTACTTTACCAGCGAGTTCAAAAAGCTAGGAGAATCAATCGTTCACGTGGTATACCACTTTGGGTTCCTCCTGTAGAAGATGAGGAAGTG ATTGATGAAGGGTTAGATGAACTGATCTCACGAATCAAGCTAGAAGATGGGAACACTGAGTTCTGGAAGCGTCGCTTTCTGGGAGAAACTCGAAActttctttgtgaagaagatagcaaagaagaagatcaagatttAGCTGATGAATTagatgacgacgatgacgaagacgatgatgacgacgaatCAACAAAAGAAGCAGAAGATGAGATAGATGATGAAGAGGCTGTTGAGCAAACAGGAAATCAAACTGGTGATGAAACTAAAGATAAACCAGCAAAAGGACCCAATCAGCATCTTCAAATGATAGGGGTCCAGTTATTGAAGGATCTAGAAAAGACACCTGtttcttcaaagaaattaaaaCGGATGCCCGAG attgatgatgatgaagagtgGTTTCCTGAAGATCCGGTTGAAGCCTTTAAGGTTATGCGAGAGGAGAGGATGTTTGATGTATCAGATATGTATACCACTGCAGATGCCTGGGGATGGACATGGGAAAGACACATAAAGAATAAGATGCCGCGTAAGTGGTCACAAGAATGGGAAGTTGAGTTAGCTATGAAGATAATGCATAAG GTGATAGAGCTGGGTGGTACTCCGACAATTGGAGATTGTGCCATTATATTGCGCGCTGCTATGAGAGCGCCAATTCCGTCTGCTTTTATACCAATATTGCAAACAACACACAGTCTTGGTTATAAGTTTGGAAG CCCGCTCTACGATGAAGTGATCCTGTTGTGCCTTGATCTGGATGAAATTGATGCAGCCATTGCAGTCGTTGCAGAAATGGAGACAAATGGAATCAAAGTGCCCGATGAAACCTTAGACAAGGTGCTTGCATCCAAACAGTCTGGAAACTCTTCACTCCCACCACCAGGAGAGGAGTAA
- the LOC133907485 gene encoding chaperonin CPN60-1, mitochondrial isoform X1 codes for MYRAAASLASKARQAGSSAAARQVGSRLAWSRNYAAKDIKFGVEARALMLRGVEELADAVKVTMGPKGRNVVIEQSFGAPKVTKDGVTVAKSIEFKDRVKNVGASLVKQVANATNDTAGDGTTCATVLTKAIFTEGCKSVAAGMNAMDLRRGISMAVDAVVTNLKGMARMISTSEEIAQVGTISANGEREIGELIAKAMEKVGKDGVITIADGNTLYNELEVVEGMKLDRGYISPYFVTNPKTQKCELEDPLILIHDKKVSNMHAVVKVLEMALKKQKPLLIVAEDVESEALGTLIINKLRAGIKVCAVKAPGFGENRKANLQDLAVLTGGEVITEELGMNLENVEPHMLGTCKKVTVSKDDTVILDGAGDKKSIDERAEQIRSAIENSTSDYDKEKLQERLAKLSGGVAVLKIGGASEAEVGEKKDRVTDALNATKAAVEEGIVPGGGVALLYASKELDKLPTANFDQKIGVQIIQNALKTPVHTIASNAGVEGAVVVGKLLEQDNADLGYDAAKGEYVDMVKAGIIDPLKVIRTALLDAASVSSLMTTTESIIVEIPKEEKEVPAMGGMDY; via the exons ATGTACCGCGCGGCCGCCAGCCTCGCCTCCAAGGCCCGGCAAGCCGGGAGCAGCGCCGCCGCTCGCCAG GTTGGAAGCAGGCTTGCCTGGAGCAGGAACTATGCTGCCAAGGATATCAAGTTTGGTGTTGAGGCCCGTGCTTTGATGCTGAGGGGCGTTGAGGAGCTGGCTGATGCAGTAAAAGTGACTATGGGTCCTAAG GGGCGCAATGTGGTTATTGAGCAAAGCTTTGGTGCACCGAAAGTCACAAAGGATGGTGTGACTGTTGCCAAGAGCATTGAATTTAAGGATAGGGTAAAGAATGTTGGTGCAAGCCTTGTGAAGCAGGTCGCTAATGCAACTAATGATACTGCTGGAGATG GTACCACGTGTGCTACTGTTTTGACAAAAGCAATATTTACTGAGGGGTGCAAATCTGTAGCAGCTGGAATGAATGCAATGGATTTAAGGCGTGGAATCTCAATGGCTGTTGATGCTGTTGTAACCAATCTGAAGGGCATGGCCAGAATGATCAGCACGTCAGAAGAAATTGCACAG GTGGGTACAATATCAGCAAATGGGGAAAGGGAAATTGGTGAACTTATTGCTAAGGCTATGGAGAAGGTTGGCAAAGATGGTGTGATCACTATTGCG GATGGCAACACCCTTTATAATGAGCTTGAAGTTGTGGAAGGCATGAAACTTGACAGAGGTTACATCTCTCCTTACTTCGTTACCAACCCAAAAACGCAGAAATGT GAATTGGAAGACCCATTGATCTTGATTCATGACAAGAAGGTTTCGAACATGCATGCAGTGGTTAAAGTTTTAGAAATGGCTCTAAAG AAGCAAAAACCTCTACTGATTGTTGCGGAAGATGTAGAAAGTGAAGCATTGGGTACTCTGATTATTAACAAGCTTCGTGCAGGCATCAAG GTCTGTGCTGTTAAAGCTCCTGGTTTTGGAGAAAACAGGAAAGCAAACCTACAGGACCTTGCTGTCCTTACTGGGGGAGAA GTCATAACTGAAGAGCTTGGAATGAACCTTGAGAATGTTGAACCTCACATGTTGGGTACATGCAAAAAG GTGACTGTATCCAAGGATGACACTGTTATTCTTGATGGAGCTGGAGACAAGAAGTCCATTGATGAGAGAGCAGAGCAG ATTAGATCTGCAATTGAGAACAGCACTTCCGATTATGATAAGGAAAAGCTACAGGAGCGGTTGGCAAAGCTCTCTGGAGGTGTTGCTGTTCTAAAG ATTGGAGGAGCCAGTGAAGCAGAAGTTGGTGAGAAGAAAGATAGAGTAACAGATGCACTGAACGCTACTAAAGCTGCTGTGGAAGAGGGTATCGTTCCAG GTGGTGGCGTTGCCCTTCTCTATGCATCAAAGGAGCTTGATAAATTGCCGACTGCGAACTTTGATCAGAAGATTGGTGTACAAATCATTCAGAATGCTTTGAAG ACCCCTGTGCACACAATTGCTTCCAATGCTGGTGTAGAAGGAGCAGTGGTCGTGGGCAAGCTTTTGGAGCAAGATAACGCTGACCTTGGTTATGATGCAGCTAAAG GTGAATATGTGGACATGGTGAAAGCTGGTATCATTGACCCACTAAAAGTAATCAGAACTGCCTTGTTGGATGCTGCAAG TGTTTCCTCCCTGATGACCACCACAGAATCCATCATTGTAGAGATCcccaaagaagagaaagaggtgCCTGCGATGGGCGGCATGGACTACTAA
- the LOC133907486 gene encoding GDSL esterase/lipase At5g33370-like, with protein sequence MGESPSSSHLLLRWFLAMALAVLLLAPATECARAFFIFGDSLVDSGNNNYLMTTARADAPPYGIDYPTHRATGRFSNGLNIPDIISEHLGAEPTLPYLSPGLRGKKLLVGANFASAGVGILNDTGFQFLNIIRINRQLEYFGEYQGKLRAQVGAARARQVVRRSLVLITLGGNDFVNNYFLVPFSLRSRQFSLPDYVRYLISEYKKILVRLYMMGCRRVLVTGTGPLGCAPAILAERSRNGECAVELMRAAELFNPQLSRTLDQLNRRFGAGTFIAANAFRVHFDFVSDPAAHGFTTAKEACCGQGPHNGLGLCTAASNLCSDRSKYVFWDAYHPTERANRVIVSQFMTGSLDYVSPMNLSTVFEMDARLP encoded by the exons ATGGGTGAGTCGCCttcctcctcccatttgctcTTGAGATGGTTCTTGGCGATGGcgctcgccgtgctcctccTGGCGCCTGCAACGGAGTGCGCCCGCGCCTTCTTCATCTTCGGCGACTCGCTGGTGGACAGCGGCAATAACAACTACCTGATGACCACGGCGCGCGCCGACGCGCCGCCGTACGGGATCGACTACCCGACGCACCGCGCCACCGGGCGCTTCTCCAACGGCCTCAACATCCCCGACATTATAA GCGAGCACCTCGGCGCCGAGCCCACGCTGCCGTACCTGAGCCCGGGGCTCCGCGGCAAGAAACTGCTCGTCGGCGCCAACTTCGCGTCGGCCGGCGTCGGCATCCTCAACGACACTGGTTTCCAGTTT CTGAACATCATCCGGATCAACAGGCAGCTGGAGTACTTCGGCGAGTACCAGGGCAAGCTGCGCGCGCAGGTGGGCGCGGCCCGGGCGCGGCAGGTGGTGCGCCGCTCGCTGGTGCTCATTACCCTCGGCGGCAACGACTTCGTGAACAACTACTTCCTCGTCCCCTTCTCCCTGCGCTCCCGCCAGTTCTCGCTGCCCGACTACGTCCGCTACCTCATCTCCGAGTACAAGAAGATCCTCGTC AGGCTGTACATGATGGGTTGCCGTCGCGTGCTGGTGACGGGCACGGGTCCGCTGGGCTGCGCGCCGGCGATCCTGGCGGAGCGCAGCCGCAACGGCGAGTGCGCGGTGGAGCTGATGCGCGCCGCTGAGCTCTTCAACCCGCAGCTGTCGCGCACCCTGGACCAGCTCAACCGCCGGTTCGGCGCGGGCACATTCATAGCGGCCAACGCCTTCCGCGTCCACTTCGACTTCGTCAGCGACCCGGCGGCTCACGGGTTCACGACGGCGAAGGAGGCGTGCTGCGGGCAGGGCCCCCACAACGGGCTGGGGCTGTGCACGGCGGCGTCGAACCTGTGCAGCGACCGGAGCAAGTACGTGTTCTGGGACGCGTACCACCCCACGGAGCGCGCCAACCGCGTCATCGTGAGCCAGTTCATGACCGGGTCGCTCGACTACGTCAGCCCCATGAACCTCAGCACCGTCTTCGAGATGGACGCCAGGTTACCCTGA